A stretch of Haloarcula halophila DNA encodes these proteins:
- a CDS encoding DUF7389 domain-containing protein has translation MSDDDTSADIDVERIERTDIGTSMEARLKRGTGTRDEDQVTIKAKAEDAEQTIDEFYQLLAEYDDNISDRLRGIQPEKADS, from the coding sequence ATGTCCGACGACGACACTTCAGCCGACATCGACGTCGAGCGTATCGAGCGAACGGATATTGGAACGAGCATGGAAGCCCGGCTCAAGCGAGGCACTGGAACCCGAGACGAGGACCAGGTCACGATCAAAGCGAAGGCCGAGGACGCTGAGCAGACCATCGACGAGTTCTACCAACTGCTCGCTGAGTACGACGACAACATCAGCGACCGACTCCGCGGGATTCAGCCTGAGAAGGCGGATTCCTAA
- a CDS encoding N-6 DNA methylase, which translates to MASPHVDVDDLIATLEQIRKRGHSAHSVFRDWVELMLYALQRRDEPYLEILEDYRERADLDQPEGQRSPDLFATAFGQLQERMAETDADVLGAVYEEYGMSSDAFGQHFTPHPVCEMMAGISGIVDDSETDGRQTVLDPACGSGRMLLVGGRRHPEALFVGQDKDPLCAKMAALNCCFFNLDAYIVQGDSLTIDYQRAWQTTHSPMGGSVRELDEDETEDLRDSLTGAFENTAEEVAPDDAGQDSERQKEGESVSVSTLSGGEQASLLAFDRDQ; encoded by the coding sequence ATGGCTTCTCCACACGTCGACGTCGACGACCTCATTGCGACGCTCGAACAGATCCGCAAGCGCGGCCACAGCGCCCACTCAGTTTTCCGCGACTGGGTCGAGTTGATGCTATACGCTCTCCAGCGCCGGGACGAACCCTACCTGGAGATTCTGGAGGACTATCGCGAGCGGGCCGACCTGGACCAGCCCGAGGGGCAGCGCTCGCCCGACCTCTTCGCCACGGCGTTTGGCCAGCTTCAGGAACGCATGGCCGAGACTGACGCCGACGTTCTCGGCGCCGTCTACGAAGAGTACGGGATGTCCAGCGACGCCTTCGGCCAGCACTTCACCCCGCACCCCGTGTGCGAAATGATGGCCGGGATCTCGGGGATCGTCGACGACAGCGAAACCGACGGTCGACAGACGGTCCTCGACCCAGCCTGTGGGAGCGGGCGGATGCTCCTGGTCGGCGGTCGGCGACACCCCGAGGCGCTGTTTGTCGGCCAGGACAAGGACCCGCTCTGTGCAAAGATGGCAGCACTGAACTGCTGTTTCTTCAACCTCGACGCCTACATCGTCCAGGGCGACTCGCTCACCATCGACTACCAGCGGGCGTGGCAGACCACCCACTCGCCGATGGGCGGGAGCGTTCGCGAACTCGACGAGGACGAGACCGAGGACCTCCGGGACTCGCTGACCGGGGCGTTCGAGAACACGGCCGAGGAGGTCGCCCCAGACGACGCAGGGCAGGACTCGGAGCGCCAGAAGGAAGGTGAGTCGGTGTCCGTCTCGACGCTGTCTGGCGGCGAGCAGGCGTCCTTGCTGGCTTTCGACCGCGACCAGTGA
- a CDS encoding transcription initiation factor IIB, producing the protein MSSRVQTRLDASTQNCPECGASLATGGQETHCPECGLVVDEQPVDHGPEWRSYNDEECKRTGAPRTVLRHDRGLSTTIGAADRSDISASRRRRLARQRRLHSQSKFESKRDRNLAHGLGEIRRMVSALEQAHAVRERAATLFQQAQDATLLHGRSIEGGAAAAVYAAGRCNGVVRMSDVAEVARCSEGHIWTCYRAFQANLELPIPVTLPVDWVPKVCSDVPRRVPHDVQQRASQLAEQATESAQINGNPVGIAAGAVYLASRNADQRITQETLSGATDLSTTTIRLWFQRLQNHILD; encoded by the coding sequence ATGTCTTCGCGTGTCCAGACACGACTCGACGCATCGACGCAGAACTGTCCCGAGTGTGGCGCCAGCCTGGCCACGGGCGGCCAGGAGACACACTGTCCGGAGTGTGGCCTGGTCGTCGACGAGCAGCCCGTCGACCACGGCCCCGAGTGGCGCTCGTACAACGACGAGGAGTGCAAGCGAACCGGCGCTCCCCGAACAGTCCTGCGCCACGACCGGGGCCTCTCGACAACCATCGGGGCTGCCGACAGGTCTGACATCTCCGCGAGTCGGCGCCGGCGACTTGCTCGACAGCGGCGACTCCACAGCCAGTCCAAATTCGAGAGCAAGCGCGATCGGAACCTCGCACACGGACTTGGCGAGATCCGGCGGATGGTCAGCGCCCTCGAACAGGCTCACGCGGTCAGAGAGCGGGCCGCGACGCTCTTCCAGCAGGCCCAAGACGCCACCCTCCTGCACGGGCGGTCGATCGAAGGCGGTGCAGCGGCCGCCGTGTACGCTGCTGGCCGGTGCAACGGCGTCGTTCGCATGAGCGACGTGGCCGAGGTCGCTCGGTGTTCAGAAGGGCATATCTGGACCTGCTACCGGGCATTTCAGGCGAATCTCGAACTCCCGATTCCTGTCACGCTGCCCGTTGATTGGGTCCCAAAAGTCTGCTCGGACGTTCCCCGACGGGTGCCCCACGACGTGCAACAGCGCGCGAGCCAGCTAGCCGAGCAGGCCACCGAGTCGGCCCAGATCAACGGGAATCCGGTGGGAATCGCAGCTGGCGCGGTGTATCTCGCCAGTCGGAACGCCGACCAGCGGATCACGCAGGAAACTCTGAGCGGGGCCACCGATCTCTCGACAACGACAATTCGGCTCTGGTTCCAGCGTCTCCAGAATCACATCCTCGACTAG
- a CDS encoding SWIM zinc finger family protein — MATTHTTQIDVEEASPDKRTVAALTEVMTVLDSIGRVRDAPGLFLVNSSSGSEYLVDTYQGTCECPWQQYNPDQECKHRKRVAFATGERPIPEWIDAGALDDQFGMHVDGEPRRAVADGGVAQARVDDGGITDPAEDPFAVRSEDEPRTKRAKRESIDVAFLEQPGVYEVHSASDSRYEVDVLEETCTCPDTADRCKHLRRVDIEIREGLVPRPDGKLPDA, encoded by the coding sequence ATGGCTACCACCCACACTACGCAGATCGACGTCGAGGAGGCTAGCCCGGACAAACGCACCGTCGCCGCACTCACCGAGGTGATGACAGTCCTAGATTCCATCGGTCGGGTGCGGGACGCACCCGGTCTGTTCCTGGTCAACTCCAGTTCTGGCTCGGAGTATCTCGTCGACACCTACCAGGGAACGTGCGAGTGTCCCTGGCAACAGTACAACCCCGACCAGGAGTGCAAGCACCGCAAGCGGGTCGCCTTCGCGACCGGCGAGCGACCCATCCCCGAGTGGATCGACGCCGGCGCCCTGGACGACCAGTTCGGGATGCACGTCGACGGCGAGCCGCGCCGAGCGGTGGCCGACGGGGGTGTCGCGCAGGCCCGCGTTGACGATGGCGGTATCACCGACCCAGCCGAGGACCCCTTCGCAGTCCGCTCCGAAGACGAGCCACGGACCAAGCGGGCCAAGCGCGAGTCTATCGACGTCGCCTTCTTGGAACAGCCCGGTGTGTACGAGGTCCACTCGGCGTCGGACAGTCGCTACGAGGTCGACGTCCTCGAGGAGACGTGTACCTGTCCCGACACCGCCGATCGGTGCAAGCACCTCCGGCGTGTCGATATCGAGATTCGCGAGGGGCTGGTGCCCCGCCCCGACGGCAAGCTTCCCGACGCCTGA
- a CDS encoding DUF5615 family PIN-like protein, translated as MAYRILADENIERATVTYLRKLGHDVEWIRDVSELGVGSSDTAIASYATAGNRLILTQDDDFFTEMDLSQSPGVLFQKDQTLAAREVGDIVHEMSEYLDQKDVTLEYVSSNWL; from the coding sequence ATGGCGTATCGTATTTTGGCCGACGAGAATATTGAGCGTGCGACGGTCACGTATCTCCGGAAGCTCGGTCACGACGTGGAGTGGATTCGAGACGTCTCCGAACTTGGTGTCGGTAGTTCTGATACCGCTATCGCCAGTTACGCGACGGCCGGAAATCGGCTGATTCTGACCCAGGATGATGATTTCTTTACCGAGATGGACCTCTCTCAGAGTCCAGGGGTTCTCTTCCAGAAAGACCAGACGCTCGCTGCACGCGAAGTCGGCGACATCGTCCACGAAATGTCTGAGTATCTCGATCAAAAGGATGTCACGCTGGAATATGTCAGTTCTAACTGGCTGTAA
- a CDS encoding DUF433 domain-containing protein, protein MSQVARQIVRELHDEPHLEGRRITVQFIKTQIEDRGLSPRTVADRHDIDVADVYRALTYYYDHPEEMQVVEADREAAIEEHEHLTTDPDDVRD, encoded by the coding sequence ATGAGTCAAGTGGCACGTCAGATCGTTCGTGAACTCCATGACGAGCCACATCTAGAGGGACGACGAATCACGGTTCAGTTCATCAAGACACAGATCGAAGACCGTGGTCTCAGTCCCCGAACTGTCGCTGACCGCCATGATATTGATGTCGCAGATGTGTATCGTGCACTCACGTATTATTACGATCACCCAGAAGAGATGCAGGTCGTAGAAGCCGACAGAGAGGCAGCGATCGAAGAGCACGAACACCTGACCACCGATCCTGACGACGTCCGGGACTGA
- a CDS encoding DUF6884 domain-containing protein: MTTTQTERTRGRFVLIGCGDAKTDDPADARNLYTSSYFAVKRKYAKAAVQWARTADRRANAWGVLSAEHGVLLPRQTVAPYDTTVEDLRGEPIDGEPHYRLPSGDRVATRLDQWALRVHSALGDWLRRPFAADQQESPCRELVVLAGSDYVDALCEREIFDGRPTAIRTDRETYRALPPKATVRFPFQEREFDGMFDQMAWLSDRAEDLDTAATPARESELSAFDGGFERKRASWQTDHSSVDVDGTEQAGLEAFEDVPERFLATRQTSLATDGGEGGQDV; encoded by the coding sequence ATGACCACCACGCAGACAGAACGAACCCGCGGCCGCTTCGTACTCATCGGTTGCGGCGACGCGAAAACCGACGATCCAGCCGACGCTCGCAACCTCTACACGTCCTCGTATTTTGCGGTCAAGCGCAAGTACGCCAAAGCGGCCGTCCAGTGGGCACGAACCGCCGACCGACGAGCAAACGCCTGGGGCGTCCTCTCCGCCGAACACGGCGTGTTGCTGCCCCGCCAGACGGTCGCTCCCTACGACACCACGGTCGAGGACCTGCGGGGCGAACCGATCGACGGAGAACCACACTACCGGCTCCCGTCGGGAGACCGAGTCGCAACCCGTCTAGATCAGTGGGCGCTTCGTGTCCACTCGGCTCTGGGCGATTGGCTTCGCCGCCCGTTTGCCGCCGATCAACAGGAGTCGCCCTGCCGGGAGTTGGTCGTACTGGCAGGCAGTGACTACGTCGATGCGCTTTGCGAGCGCGAGATTTTCGACGGACGGCCGACCGCCATTCGGACCGATCGCGAGACGTACCGAGCGCTCCCGCCGAAAGCGACTGTCCGGTTCCCCTTCCAGGAGCGGGAGTTCGACGGGATGTTCGACCAGATGGCGTGGCTCTCCGACCGGGCTGAGGACCTTGACACAGCCGCCACGCCCGCCAGAGAATCGGAACTCTCAGCCTTCGACGGGGGCTTCGAGCGCAAACGTGCCTCGTGGCAAACAGACCACAGTAGCGTCGACGTCGACGGCACCGAGCAGGCAGGCCTGGAAGCGTTCGAAGACGTCCCCGAACGATTCCTTGCCACGAGGCAGACGAGCCTCGCGACCGACGGCGGCGAGGGAGGCCAAGATGTGTAG
- a CDS encoding HalOD1 output domain-containing protein, translated as MTEQSVCECTPVVGTRFEGERGRPPSLAIIEAVAAAEGISPIELDPLSDEIDLESIDKLLTGPDGTPNLLHFSVNEWDVFVRDDGAIRVCDPNHVTDPEPVFEKPVCD; from the coding sequence ATGACCGAGCAGAGTGTCTGTGAGTGCACACCCGTAGTAGGGACACGGTTTGAGGGTGAACGCGGACGCCCCCCGTCTCTGGCAATTATCGAAGCGGTGGCAGCAGCCGAGGGCATCAGCCCGATAGAACTTGACCCATTGTCCGACGAGATCGACTTAGAATCGATAGACAAGTTGCTCACAGGCCCTGACGGTACGCCGAACCTTCTCCATTTCTCCGTGAATGAATGGGATGTTTTTGTTCGTGATGACGGTGCTATCCGGGTATGTGACCCAAACCATGTAACCGATCCCGAACCGGTGTTCGAAAAACCGGTCTGTGATTGA
- a CDS encoding DUF6610 family protein, whose translation MSSEAIHSWSATAIGDAQHADYVGFLHREPFVIDAYARGFAVGVREDYSYQSSLRNVDIPVEILDNDFRNPDLDRYIERFETYEPSVGILGDAYDRQEARRYNKAARELTRKFPETEIIVVPKCREAIDEIDEDIVLGYPLGYSDQTAQEYIDIVDWRGRRVHLLGASPPKQYEAMEALTQPRVTGEEPADIVGVDWNGIHLAALHGEYFTPHGYGTADHLSIRETVRESLEWIKRFWQDKGVWPSSGDARSPLESEPMDPVWAVDGSRATAEALEDAIVIEYENGQTLAYRDQHERERIEYREGLTPKAEY comes from the coding sequence ATGTCCTCCGAGGCGATCCACTCCTGGTCAGCGACGGCCATCGGCGACGCACAGCACGCAGACTACGTCGGATTCCTCCATCGCGAGCCCTTCGTGATCGACGCCTACGCGCGGGGATTCGCCGTCGGCGTTCGCGAGGACTACTCCTATCAATCGTCGCTCCGGAACGTCGACATCCCGGTCGAGATCCTCGACAACGACTTTCGGAATCCCGACCTGGACCGGTACATCGAGCGGTTCGAGACCTACGAGCCGTCGGTCGGGATACTCGGCGATGCGTACGATCGCCAGGAGGCCAGACGCTACAACAAGGCCGCACGGGAGCTGACACGGAAGTTTCCGGAGACGGAGATTATTGTCGTCCCGAAGTGCCGAGAGGCTATCGACGAGATCGACGAGGACATCGTACTCGGGTACCCGCTGGGCTACTCCGACCAGACCGCCCAGGAGTACATAGATATCGTCGACTGGCGGGGCCGGCGAGTGCATCTACTGGGGGCGAGTCCCCCGAAACAGTACGAGGCCATGGAGGCGCTGACACAGCCGCGTGTCACCGGCGAGGAGCCAGCCGATATCGTCGGCGTCGACTGGAATGGTATCCATCTCGCGGCGTTACACGGCGAGTATTTTACGCCCCACGGCTACGGCACGGCTGACCATCTCTCGATCCGGGAGACGGTTCGCGAGAGCCTGGAGTGGATCAAGCGATTCTGGCAGGACAAGGGCGTCTGGCCCAGCAGCGGAGACGCTCGAAGCCCGCTAGAGAGCGAGCCGATGGACCCCGTTTGGGCTGTCGACGGCAGCCGGGCGACTGCGGAGGCTCTGGAGGACGCCATCGTCATCGAGTACGAGAACGGCCAGACACTCGCCTATCGCGATCAGCATGAGCGAGAGCGAATCGAATACCGGGAGGGGCTGACGCCGAAGGCCGAATACTGA
- a CDS encoding ArdC-like ssDNA-binding domain-containing protein, whose product MSTTQSNLPDQEHSQQTTTFDDSDSRADDMRERLNGWVEDLADLTDEAQASEQFQRWLDVQSKFHDYSARNTLLIKMQCPNATRVAGYNTWKNEFDRYVQEGESAIWIWAPIITNKCPECGNSPSYHENTDCEYDETDPDEWSRGLVGFRPASVFDISQTEGEPLPELETETHGDPEGLVEDLLAGTDEIGVDAQLVESDEWDHGAAKGVCTRRSVTTTNPVVEVKHQDNRAAVASVLIHEFAHAKLHFDVQDDTERDKREVEAEAVAYIVSRHFGLDPDNSAFYLAAWDGDAAETLRDRLDRISSTAADLIDAVENE is encoded by the coding sequence ATGTCGACGACACAGAGCAACCTCCCCGACCAGGAGCACAGCCAGCAGACCACTACCTTCGACGATTCGGACAGCCGTGCCGACGACATGCGCGAGCGCCTCAACGGGTGGGTCGAGGACCTCGCTGACCTCACCGACGAGGCCCAGGCCAGCGAGCAGTTCCAGCGCTGGCTGGACGTCCAGTCGAAGTTCCATGACTACTCGGCCCGGAACACGCTGCTCATCAAGATGCAGTGTCCCAACGCGACCCGCGTTGCGGGGTACAACACCTGGAAGAACGAGTTCGATCGCTACGTCCAGGAAGGGGAGTCGGCCATCTGGATCTGGGCGCCCATCATCACGAACAAGTGTCCCGAGTGCGGGAACTCGCCGTCGTACCACGAGAACACGGATTGCGAGTACGACGAGACCGACCCGGACGAGTGGTCCCGCGGACTGGTCGGGTTCCGGCCAGCTAGCGTTTTCGACATCTCCCAGACCGAGGGCGAGCCACTCCCCGAACTGGAGACAGAGACCCACGGCGACCCGGAGGGACTCGTCGAAGACCTTCTGGCTGGGACCGACGAAATCGGCGTCGACGCCCAACTTGTCGAGTCCGACGAGTGGGACCACGGAGCCGCAAAGGGGGTCTGCACGCGCCGAAGCGTGACGACGACCAATCCTGTGGTCGAAGTGAAGCATCAGGACAACCGAGCAGCAGTCGCGAGCGTGCTGATCCACGAGTTCGCCCACGCCAAGCTCCACTTCGACGTCCAGGACGACACGGAACGGGACAAGCGTGAGGTCGAAGCCGAGGCCGTCGCCTACATCGTCAGTCGACACTTCGGGCTGGACCCGGACAACTCGGCGTTCTATCTCGCTGCCTGGGATGGGGACGCAGCCGAGACGTTGCGGGACCGCCTGGATCGGATCTCCTCGACAGCAGCGGATCTCATCGACGCCGTCGAAAACGAGTAA
- a CDS encoding PQQ-binding-like beta-propeller repeat protein produces the protein MESPSPTPSVQWRSTISVSSGDETERLTSGPIVAEETVMVATRAGLFGLSLRDGTERWRRDLVPAAVESAHGYGQNLASPIVTDETVICPTADGVIALDIADGSTLWRADNVTGAGTPARTGEGVICPTTDGLTMVDTRDGSPRWTASVDARDPAVADDTILVGEDRTVALDAETGQRRWTVPTGTNEHAVVADRTVYLSTGNDLVGRALSDGSEQWRIDRGRFLAPPVVTPESIYAVESPGEAGDATFAFDRAADGKPTPRWCSQVGSGAVTAAAGDGLFTLQSAGLVAFTSDFGDATWRYPLQDGLQPPAVLDDALVTVSPEGVVAALGGD, from the coding sequence GTGGAGTCTCCGTCACCGACGCCGTCAGTCCAGTGGCGGTCGACTATCTCCGTCAGTTCGGGAGACGAGACTGAGCGGCTGACGAGTGGACCGATCGTCGCCGAGGAGACGGTCATGGTAGCCACCAGAGCAGGGCTGTTCGGCCTGTCGCTCCGTGACGGCACCGAACGATGGCGCCGCGACCTCGTGCCGGCGGCCGTTGAGTCAGCACACGGGTACGGCCAGAACCTAGCGTCCCCGATCGTTACGGACGAGACGGTGATTTGTCCGACGGCCGACGGCGTCATCGCCCTCGACATCGCGGACGGGAGCACTCTGTGGCGTGCGGACAACGTGACAGGTGCGGGGACGCCGGCGCGAACCGGTGAGGGGGTAATCTGTCCGACAACGGACGGGCTAACGATGGTAGATACTCGTGACGGCAGTCCACGATGGACGGCCTCAGTCGACGCCAGGGACCCAGCGGTGGCCGACGACACGATCCTTGTCGGCGAGGATCGGACGGTCGCTCTCGACGCTGAAACCGGCCAGCGCCGGTGGACCGTGCCGACGGGCACGAATGAGCACGCCGTCGTCGCGGACAGGACGGTGTATCTCAGCACGGGGAACGATCTAGTCGGTCGAGCGCTGTCGGACGGCTCCGAACAGTGGCGGATCGATCGTGGTCGGTTCTTGGCCCCGCCGGTCGTCACGCCCGAGAGCATCTACGCGGTCGAATCACCGGGCGAGGCCGGCGACGCGACGTTCGCGTTCGACCGGGCGGCCGACGGGAAGCCGACGCCACGGTGGTGCTCGCAGGTCGGTAGCGGTGCCGTGACCGCTGCCGCCGGCGACGGCCTGTTCACGCTCCAGTCAGCCGGGTTGGTCGCGTTCACGAGTGACTTCGGCGACGCCACCTGGCGATACCCGCTGCAGGACGGGCTACAGCCGCCGGCGGTGCTTGACGATGCCTTGGTAACAGTTTCGCCCGAAGGTGTCGTCGCAGCGCTCGGAGGTGACTGA